CCGATGATTTTGCGCCTTGAACTGCCATCTTCCTCAACAATTTCAATTTCTAATTGACCCTTTGCGGCAATCGGTAAATCATATTGAGAAATTTGATAATTTTTAGGCAAATCAGGATAAAAATATTGTTTGCGATCAAATTTACTGTAAGCAGCAATTTCACAATTAAGGGCTAACCCAGCTTTTACGGCATATTCTAAGACTTTTTCATTTAACACCGGGAGGACACCGGGTAATCCCATACAAATGGGATCAATATTCATATTGGGATCAGCCCCAAATTTCGTGGAAGAATTGGAGAAAATCTTAGTTTCCGTACTCAGTTGACAATGGGTTTCTAACCCAATAATCGCTTCATACTTCGTTGTAACAGGTGCAGTAGCGGTCATAGACATTCATCAGACTTTTGTTAACAGCTATTCCCTATTGTATATTTTTTTTGTTGCTCTGAGTCTGTCAGACGATGGATCATGGCTTAATTTTATCTAAAAATAGGTTTTAATCAACAAAACAGGGTAAAATCTTATTCTTAAGCTGAGTTTTATCTTTTATAATGCCAATTTCAAATTCTTCCCTTGTATCATCAGAGGAGTACATCCGGGTTAACCCTCGCTTAACAATTGAAACTTTTCGGGAAAAATGCCCGGTTACGGCTGGAGAGGACGTGATCAAAGGGCTAACTCAAACCCCGAAAACCTTACCGCCTAAATATTTTTATGATGATCAGGGATCATTATTGTTTGAGAAAATTTGTGAGTTACCTGAATATTATTTAACGCGAACAGAAACTAAAATTTTACAAGATTATGCCTCGGAAATTGCCCATTTAACAGGCCCTTGTGAAGTTGTAGAATTAGGAAGTGGGAGTTCTACAAAAACTCGGATTCTATTAGACGCTTATCAAGAGTTAGGTCATCCTCTACATTATTTACCCATTGATATTAGTGGGGGAATTTTAGAACAAAGTGCCTATTCTCTCCTGGAAGATTATCCCACGCTGCATATTCATGGGATTGTTAGTACCTATGAAACAGCCTTAAAACATCTCAATTCTTCTCCTTTACCATCACGAATGATCGGTTTTATTGGAAGTACATTAGGCAATTTAAAACCCGAAGAATGCCATGTTTTTTTTGCCCATGTTGTTGAATCGTTGCAGCCCGGAGATTATTTTTTATTAGGGGTAGATTTACATAAATCTAAGTCGATTTTAGAACCTGCTTATGATGATAGTCAAGGCGTGACGGCTGCTTTTAACTTAAATATGTTGCGACATTTAAACCGTTTGTTTGAAGGAAATTTTAAGATTGAGCAATTTGAACATTTAGCCTTTTACAATGACACGAAGCATCAAATTGAAATGCACTTAAAAAGTTTGCGATCGCAAATCGTTGAACTTAAAACCCTAAATTTAACGATTGAATTTGCCGAAGGCGAAACGATTCATACTGAAATTTCTCGTAAGTTTCAATTTGAACAAATTCAAGAGGAATTACAAACCCTAGGATTAGTTACATTAAAGCATTGGACAGATGAAAATCAATATTTGGGTTTAATCTTGTGTCAATTGCAATAGACAGTTATCAGTTATCAGTCATCAGTCATCAAGTATCCGCATCATCAGTTATCAGTTATCGGTTCATGGTCAATTGTTATTTGCTAAAGTTTTAAAATCAGTGCTGATCACTTGTTTTTGATCCAATCTTCGCCGACTCGAATGGTTAAATCTGAACCCAATTCTCCTGTGGCAGAGGCTTTAATTTCCCCTAAGCCAAGGGCTTTTTGCATCAATTTTGCCGCCCCTAAATCTCCGCCTTGAACAATAATTTGGGTTTGCAATTGTGGAGTTGATTCTATTGGGGCTAAATAAACTTGATTAAATCCTTGATTGGATAAAAAGTTAAGCATTTTTTCAGACCCAATCGGATGACCAGAGGCATTTTGAATCGCAATTTTTAAATCTTTGGATAAACTTTCATAAGCAGACGGTTCATAGGAACTTTTTAAGGTGTATCCTGTTGAATCTAAACGGAAATATTGATACATCACTCGATCCCGTCCCTGTTCATCCAGGAACCAATAACTACTATTAGAATCTTCCTGGAAACTAGAACGACCGGGTAACATCACCATTTTAAAATTCTGGGGGTCAAGATTCAAACCAAAATTAACTAAGGTTAAAATTTCTTCAAAACTCAAATTAGTATCAATATATTTTTGCATAATCCGAATAATTTCAGGAACACGCGGTAAAACTGTCGGATCTTTGAGTCGAACTAAAATCGCTTCCATTAACGCTTGTTGACGCTGAACACGGCCTAAATCTCCATAACCATCACCCCGAAAGCGCACAAATTGATCCGCTTGTTCTCCATTAATGGTTTGCCAACCCGGTGCTAAATCAATTTTTAATTGCTGAGTTTTATCTTGATAGGACATCGGTTGAGGAATATAAACTTCTACTCCTCCTAAAAAATCCACTAATTCTCGAAATGCACCACTACTTACACGAACATAACGGTTAACTTCAATTTTATTTAAAGTATTTTCAATTACCTGTTGTGCTAATTGAGCACCCCCCCAATAATTCGCCTCATTAATTTTTCCAGTTCCATAACCCGGAATTTCAACTTGAGTATCACGGGGAATAGATAATAAACTCACGGATTTATCTTGGGGTTCAAAACCCACTACTAACACCGTATCACTGCGACCTTTAAAAACATCAGGGGACGCTGAATCTTGATTATGATTACCATCAATTCCCAACACCAAAATATTAACCGAACGAGATAAATTATATTTAAACCGATGTCGCCATAGCCCATCTAAAATATTTAATTCGGGTTCATTAAAATCAAATTTTTCAGGAGCAAGTAAAGCTGTCATTGCTCCTAAAATAGCTGAAATACTAGCCAGCAATAAGACAATAAAACTAAAAAATATTAATTGGAGAATTTTAGGTTTTTGACGGTAAGGGAACGGAGAAGTCATAAGCTGATTTAAGGATAGCTTTTCAGGGAAATATAAAAACTGAAAATCTATCGTCTAATAGTCAGGTTCATTTGTCAAGATAGATTAAATCATCCTTTGTGTTCTCCATTCCCCTGTGATCAAATTCTTAAGATTTTAATCCGGCTTCTTGTAAGCGTTCTAGGGAAATTTTAGCAGCTTCAGCCACTTGAGGATGACTATCTTTGACTAAATAGTTCAACGCCGAAAGACTTTTGGGCGTCATCAAATGACCTAATGCTTCAGCTAATCGTTGCCGAACTAACCAATCTTCAGCTTGAGCAAAGCGAAGAATATGCTCAACAGATTCAACATCTTTAATTTCTCCGATCGTCGCGATCGCAGCTTGATGTAAAATCACTTCATTACTGTTTAATGCAGCTAATAAAACATCACGGGCGCGAATATCTTTTAGGTTGCCTAAAGAAACTGCTGCACTAAATCGAACCAGCCAATCTGTATCTTCATAAAAAGCTCTAACTAAAGGTTCAAATGCTCGAATATCTTCTAAATAACCCAAAGCCCCTGCTGCATCAGCCCTGACTCCATAATCAGGATCAGTTTCTAATAGATTCACCAACAGGGGATAGCATTCTGCTGTGGGTTTAATTCCTAGGGCAAAAACCGCCATTGACCGCACTTGTAAACTGGGATCATTGAGAACTTTTTTAATTAAAGGAACAGCATCTTCTGGGGGAATTTCCCGCAAAGAAACTAACGCCAATAAGCGATCGCGTAAGTTGGCACTCTCTAACTGATTTGAAATATTTTCTAAGTTCAACGGTTGACTCATTCGTAAATCAGGTTCAATTTAATCTTTATGTATTATAGTAAAAAAAACTCAAATTTGTAGAACACAAAGTTGCCTAAACGTAACTAAATTCTGCATTTCCCGATCAGGGGGAGTTAGGCGGATCAACTTCAGCCTAACTCCCCTAAATTTCTCTTATTTTTTTTTGACCCTAAACTGTCCCCAATGTTCTTCACCTTGACGCTTAGAGGTTGAGTTTGTCACCGGATGAAGATCAAGAATATGAAATTTATCTTGAAAATATGCTTGAATTTCCCCAGGTGTAATCCCAAACGGTGGCCCTCCAGGACGGGAATGGGTAAAAAACAACCCCAACAATTGCCCCTTGGGTTTCAGAATAGACTCAACTAACTGGACATAATTCCCGCGTTTTTCTGGGGAAATGGCACAAAAACAAGTATGTTCAACGACATAATCAAATTGTCCTGAAAACTCTTCCGATAATTCAAAAATATCCCGTTGTAAGAATATTGCTGAGGTGGGTAAATCTTGTCCTGAACCTTTTAAAAGAGACGGTTGAGCTATCAACTTCTGTTGCCAGTTTAAGGCTTCTTCAATTGCAGAAGTCGCGAAATCAATCCCAACAACATCAAATCCATAACTGGCAAACAACAGCGCCTCATAACCCCTTCCACAGCCTAAAACCGCAGTTTTTCCCGGTGGTAGGGTGTGAGAAGATTGCAAAAAATCAACAAAGGGGGGTGCTGGTTCTCCTAAGTCCCATCCTGGGGTTCCCTGTTGATAGTGTTCTTCCCAAAAATTGGGTTCATTAACTGATAAAATCATAACTATTTATTGTGAAATTACATTAAACTCATCAGCGATCAGTCTCCGATCAACGCTCAGTGAGTTTGTGTTGACATTCCAAGATTAAAAACCTTGTGCCTTTTACCACGAACTTTTTTTAGAGCATCACTATGGAATTTTATCAGTCTGTGCGGTATTCATCAGCTTTAGAACAAGCCATTGATCGAAATCCATTTATCGTTACCCCCGAAACTTCTTTAGCCGATGTGATCAAGGTATTGGGGCTCTCTCAAAATCATTGTCTGTTAAACCCTAGCCATTCTTCAGTAGAAGATTCTAGGGCAAATTGTGTGTTCGTGATTCATCAAGATCCAGAAGAATTTGTTCATGTTCTTCTCGATGAACACCCTCAACCTTCCTCTCTTTTAGGCATTGTAACGGAACGAGATATTGTTCAGTTAATTGCGGCGGGAATTTTAGATAATTTAAAGGAAGCACCGCTTCATAAAATTCGGGTCGCTGAAATTATGTCTCCGGTTACGGTTAGTTTAACTGAATCCGATGATCAAGATATTTTTACCGCTTTATCCTTATTTCGACAACATCAAATTCTCCATTTACCCGTTTTAGATAGTCGAGGGCAGTTAGTGGGAGTGATTTCCCCAGAACGAATTCGTCGGGTTTTACAACCGTCTAATATTTTAAGATTGCGACGAGTTGGAGATGAAATGTTAACCCAAGTTGTGACGGCTCCGGTAACAACATCCGTATTAAGTTTAGCTCAAATGATGGCGGCACATCAAGCCAGTTGTGTTGTGATTTTTCAAACGGGAACTCGAAAAAAATTAACCCCCGTTGGATTAGTTACAGAACAGGATATTGTGGAGGCACAATTTTTAGAATTAGATTTAACCTTAACACCCGCAACAACGGTAATGGGAACTTTATCCTTTTCTTTAAAACCCAATGATTCTTTATGGCTGGCCCATCAAGAAATGCAAAAGCAACAGGTACAACGGTTAGTCGTTTGTGGAGATGAAGGAGAATTATTAGGAATTATTACACAAGTTAGTTTATTAAGAATGCTTGACCCGACGGAAATGTATCGGGTGGTTAAACAATTGCAGCAATCCGTTAATCAACTGCAAACGGAAAAATTAGAACTGTTAAAAAGTCGCAATGCGGAACTGGAAAAACAAGTTCAAGAACGCACCTCTAAAATTCATGAACAGTTACAACGGGAACGACTGTTAGCCAAAATTTCCATGAGAATTCATCAATCCTTAAATTTAGATGAAATTCTCAATGCAACAGTGGCGGAAGTTCGACAATTTTTACAAGCTGATCGGGTGTTTATTTATCATATTGAATCCGACCAAACCGGAAAATTAGTGGCTGAATCCGTTGCTATTGGATGTAAATCCCTGGCTAATGATCAGCTTTTTAAAGAATCAGTTCAATGTTACTTAACGGTATTTGAACAGGATAATATTTATGCGGTTTCTGATATTCAAAAATCTTCCTTAAGTCCTGAAGAAATTAATCAATTAAATCAACAGGAAGTGACGGCTTATCTCGTGGTTCCCATTTTGCAAGATGGGCAATTGTGGGGAATTATTACCGCCCATCAGTGTTCAGGTTCTCGCCATTGGCAACCTTCAGAAACCCTATTATTACAACAGCTTGCCACTCAATTAGCGATCGCCATTCAACAAGCTCAATTATATCAACAAGTTCAAGCGTTAAATACTGATTTAGAACGTCAAGTTCAAGATCGAACGGCTGAACTCCAACAAAAAGTTCAAGAATTGCAACAGTTAAATATTCTCAAAGATGATTTTTTGAGTACCGTTTCCCATGAACTGCGGACTCCTTTAGCGAATATGAAAATGGCAATTCATATGTTAAAAATTGCCCCCAATTCTGAGCGCGGTCAAAAGTATTTAGAGATCCTAGAATCCGAATGTCTGCGAGAAACCAATTTAATTAATGATTTATTGGATTTACAACGGTTGGAATCCTCCTCTACCCCCATTGCTCTCGAAAGTTTAGATTTATTGGAATGGTTGCCCAATATTATAAATCCTTTTTATTCCCGTACTCAGGAACGCCAGCAGGTGCTAACTGTATCCTATTATCCCCATTTACAACCCATTAGAACAAACGCCAATAGTTTAGAGCGGATTTTGGCAGAACTGTTAAATAATGCCTGTAAATATAGTCCAAATGGGGGAGAAATTTTTCTAGGAATTCATTATCGTTCTTTATCAAATTGGTTGGAATTAATATCAACCCCTAAAACCAAACGCAAAGGTAAAAAACAAGAGAATTCTCTCCTTTCTCCCTCAATTTCCGACTCCTTACAAATTGTCATTCGTAACCCAGCAGAAATTCCGGCTAAAGAACTCCCCCGGATTTTTGAGAAATTTTATCGGGTTCCCAATGCAGACCCCTGGAAGCAAGGAGGAACCGGGCTAGGATTAGCATTAGTCCAAAAATTAGTTGAACAATTAGGCGGAACAATTCAAGTTGAAAGTGACCCAAATTTAACAACTTTTACCATTGAGTTTCCCTATTAAGTTCAGTTTTGATTGACGGAGTTGGGACAAGTTACACAATCATTTTTCAGCAATAACAAGCATCTCAAAATCGACCGTTGTTAATTTGTCATTTCTGGAAAATGCTCCCAACTTAGCCCCATAAATATCTATGCTGCTGTAACCGAGAGATTTAAGTAGCCAGGTAATTTCGCTCGGCACATAACACCTTTCATTACAGACAAGAGATTTCTTGTTTCCCAGGTCATCTTCAAATTCGGTTATGTTATGCTCCCGAAATGTCATCAAGTCAAAACTATTGCTTTTGCAGGTAGCATTTCCGGCTTCTGTTGTTGATTCATAGAATTGCTCAACCGAATGATATAAGGGGAACAGTCCATTTAAAGTTGTGAATATAAGTTTAGCATTCGTCTTTAACGAGCGGGTGACATTTTTTAGGATTTCAAAGTTCATTTCATCAGTTTCCATGAGGGCAAATCCTCCCTCGCAAAGCATGATCGCGGCATCAAATTCATGATTGAATGGCAAATTTCTAGCATCCTGCTGCTGAAAATCAATGATCAAATTTTCAATTTTTGCTTTATCCCTTGCCCTTTTAAGCTGAGATTCGGATAAATCAATTCCCGTAACAGAATATCCCCGCTTTGTCAGTTCAATTGTATGTCTTCCTGTACCGCAGCCCACATCTAATATTTTTAAGGATTTATTAAATCCTAATTCTTTTTCTATGAAATCACATTCACCCATTGTCCCTTGGGTAAAATTCTCAGAATCATATTTTTGTCCGTAATTCTCGAACAGGGATTCGTACCATTGTTTTTGAGTCATATTATTTAATCCCATCATTAATCTCGAAATACTAAATACCCAACTTTTTATTGTCAAACAGTAGCAAAGGTTGTGGCATTAGTGTTGTTTTTTGCTGCCCTCGTTGCCGCAATGGTGCTAATTTCACGATCAATGAAAAATAACCCTTGACCTTCTACACCAATCAACTTAATCTTGTCAAGAATACTCTTAAACAAAAATTCTTCTTCATGCTGTTCGGCTACATACCATTGTAAAAATTGCAGGGTTGAATAATCGGGTTCTGTATTGGCTAAATGCACTAGATTATTAATCTTACCCGTGATAAATTGTTCGTGAGAATAGATTTTTTCAAACATCTCTTTCAGAGAATTATATTCGGTGGGAGGTGCTTCCATACCCTGCAAAATAACTAATGCACCTGTTTCCTGTAGGTAGCTAATTAAACGGCGCTGATGCAACATTTCTTCATCGGCGTGTTGGCTGAGAAATGTCGCACAACCATCTAAGGCTTTATAAGCACACCAAGAACTCATTTGCAAATAAAGATGGGAGGAAAACATTTCCAGGTTAATTTGTTCATTCAACCGATCGATCATTGCTTGTGACAGCATGGCAATATCTCCTTAATTAATTATAAGTTTATCCACTGGTCTGTACTCATTCTAACAATGTCCAATTTTTGGATTCTTGAAGAAGGGAATAAATCAATTATCTTTTAATTTATTGACTATCTTTATCAAGAAGCTAAAGCTAGTTTATAGTCTTTTGCCAGAAAATAATATTAAGTTTTGTTAACACAAGCCTCTTTGCTACTCCCAGATACCCTACACCCCAAGGGGGGTCACAGCGATCTGCCTCCAGGCTTCAATCCCCAGTCAGGTCTGATGCTGAGGGACAATAATTATAAAGATTTGCAATAAGATTGTATAAACTTAGTTGATCTTGAGTCGTGAATAGATATAGAACGTTGAAGGTGGCGTCAAAATAAGATCAGATATCAAGTTGAGGCTCTGTACCTATGCCGAAATGGAAATTAACCACAGAATTTACCTTTGATAGCGCCCATTATATTAAAGATTATGATGGGCCTTGTGGACGAATGCACGGTCATACCTATCGCGTGCAAGTGGAAGCAACATCTGACAAATTACATCCCTCAGAACGTTGTCCTCATCCCGTGATGGTTGCTGATTTTAAAAGTTTACGATGGGCAAAACAAGATGTTACAAAAGGAGGCTTAGATCATGGGGTATTAAATGAAATTTTTCCCCCGGAATATGAAACAACTGCCGAAATGATTGCCAAATACATTTATGATTTTACCAAAAAAAGAATCAATGAAGGCATCAAGTTAAAAGTTAGGGTTTCAGAAACCCCTAATTCTTGGGTCGAGTATGAAGATGATGAATCAGAGATTTAGGCGTTAATTTAACGGATGAGTGGTAGAATTAATTTAATCTAAATCTACCCCTTCCTCAACAATTTTTTTCAGATCAGCATGAACTATTTAGCTTTAGCAACGGATTTTGATGGAACCTTAGCGACAGATGGAATGGTGGAGGAATCTACTTTAAAAGCTTTAGAACGGTGGCAACAGTCAGGGCGGCAGTTAATTCTGATTACGGGCAGACAACTGGATAATTTAATTGCTCATATTCCGGTTATTAATGTGTTTGATTGGGTGATTGCAGAAAATGGAGCCGTATTATATCAACCCACTACCCAGGTCGAAAAATTATTAGCAGAGCGCCCCTCTGAAGCCTTTATAACCTTATTACGCGATCGCATTGATCAAAAACAACAATCTTTAAAAAATCAGGCGATTCCAGAGGAATTTTCTAAGATTGCTCAAGCTCAAACTTTAGAGGTTTTGGGAGTGGGTCGAGTGATTATTGCTACTTGGGAACCCTATTTAGACATTACCCAGAAAACGATTCAAGAGTTAGGCGTTAATGTTCAAATTATTTGCAATAAAGGTGCAGTTATGGTATTACCCGAAGGCATTAATAAAGCCTTTGGATTAAACGCTCTTTCCCAATTAATCAACCTGCCTCTACAACAAATTGTTGGTGTTGGGGATGCAGAAAACGATTGTGATTTTTTAGAACAATGTGGTTATTCCGTCGCCGTTGCCAACGCCTTACCCAAAGTCAAAGAAAAAGTTAATTGGGTCACACAAAATAGTCGAGGAGCAGGAGTTATAGAATTAATAAATCACCTTCTATAGCTAGTAAAACCTTAACGGGAAACACACAGAAAAACAGTTCAATATCTTACTGATAACTGATAACTGATAACTGATAACTGATTCATGAATCGTCGTAAATTTTTAGCGGGATTAACCTTAACGGGAATTGCGACTCAGTTGCCCGTTTTAGCTCAGTCTGTATCTGTTCCTCGGTTACTCAAACCGTCCCGTTTAAACCCAGGAGATACAGTGGGGTTAGTAACTCCAGCCAGCCCCATTTTAAAAGAACATTTAAAATGGATTCAACTGCAATTAGGACAACAGGAATTAACCGTTAAAGTTGCCCCTCATGTGCTGAGTGAATACGGCTATTTGGCGGGAACCGATCAACAACGGGCGGCTGATATTAATCAAATGTTTGCTGACCCAATGGTTAAGGGAATTATTGCCACAGGAGGGGGTTGGGGAAGTAGTCGAATTTTATCGTTATTAGATTATGATTTAATTCGCCAATATCCTAAAATTTTTCTCGGTTATAGTGATATCACAGCCTTGCTATTAGGATTATATAGCCAAACGGGATTAGTTACCTTTCATGGATTATTAGGCACTTCATTATGGACTCCTTATTCAGTCAGTTGGTTACAAAAACTCTTATTTGATGCCCAAATTATTACCTTTCAAAATCCTGCCAATATTCGAGTTGAAACCCTTTATCCAGGTCAAGCCCAAGGACAGTTAATAGGAGGCAATTTATCTGTTTTATCAACTTTAGTCGGTTCAGACTATTTACCGAATTGGCAGGGCAAAATCTTATTTGTGGAAGATGTAGGTGAGGATATATACCGAATTGATCGAATGTTAA
This DNA window, taken from Planktothrix sp. FACHB-1365, encodes the following:
- a CDS encoding LD-carboxypeptidase — encoded protein: MNRRKFLAGLTLTGIATQLPVLAQSVSVPRLLKPSRLNPGDTVGLVTPASPILKEHLKWIQLQLGQQELTVKVAPHVLSEYGYLAGTDQQRAADINQMFADPMVKGIIATGGGWGSSRILSLLDYDLIRQYPKIFLGYSDITALLLGLYSQTGLVTFHGLLGTSLWTPYSVSWLQKLLFDAQIITFQNPANIRVETLYPGQAQGQLIGGNLSVLSTLVGSDYLPNWQGKILFVEDVGEDIYRIDRMLTHLKLAGILDQISGFIFSQCTSCTPGEGNEPSLTLWQVLTDLIQPLEIPAWYGSMMGHIRDQFTVPLGVKVEIDTGKGTITMLENAVI
- a CDS encoding HAD family hydrolase, yielding MNYLALATDFDGTLATDGMVEESTLKALERWQQSGRQLILITGRQLDNLIAHIPVINVFDWVIAENGAVLYQPTTQVEKLLAERPSEAFITLLRDRIDQKQQSLKNQAIPEEFSKIAQAQTLEVLGVGRVIIATWEPYLDITQKTIQELGVNVQIICNKGAVMVLPEGINKAFGLNALSQLINLPLQQIVGVGDAENDCDFLEQCGYSVAVANALPKVKEKVNWVTQNSRGAGVIELINHLL
- a CDS encoding class I SAM-dependent methyltransferase yields the protein MTQKQWYESLFENYGQKYDSENFTQGTMGECDFIEKELGFNKSLKILDVGCGTGRHTIELTKRGYSVTGIDLSESQLKRARDKAKIENLIIDFQQQDARNLPFNHEFDAAIMLCEGGFALMETDEMNFEILKNVTRSLKTNAKLIFTTLNGLFPLYHSVEQFYESTTEAGNATCKSNSFDLMTFREHNITEFEDDLGNKKSLVCNERCYVPSEITWLLKSLGYSSIDIYGAKLGAFSRNDKLTTVDFEMLVIAEK
- a CDS encoding CBS domain-containing protein, whose amino-acid sequence is MEFYQSVRYSSALEQAIDRNPFIVTPETSLADVIKVLGLSQNHCLLNPSHSSVEDSRANCVFVIHQDPEEFVHVLLDEHPQPSSLLGIVTERDIVQLIAAGILDNLKEAPLHKIRVAEIMSPVTVSLTESDDQDIFTALSLFRQHQILHLPVLDSRGQLVGVISPERIRRVLQPSNILRLRRVGDEMLTQVVTAPVTTSVLSLAQMMAAHQASCVVIFQTGTRKKLTPVGLVTEQDIVEAQFLELDLTLTPATTVMGTLSFSLKPNDSLWLAHQEMQKQQVQRLVVCGDEGELLGIITQVSLLRMLDPTEMYRVVKQLQQSVNQLQTEKLELLKSRNAELEKQVQERTSKIHEQLQRERLLAKISMRIHQSLNLDEILNATVAEVRQFLQADRVFIYHIESDQTGKLVAESVAIGCKSLANDQLFKESVQCYLTVFEQDNIYAVSDIQKSSLSPEEINQLNQQEVTAYLVVPILQDGQLWGIITAHQCSGSRHWQPSETLLLQQLATQLAIAIQQAQLYQQVQALNTDLERQVQDRTAELQQKVQELQQLNILKDDFLSTVSHELRTPLANMKMAIHMLKIAPNSERGQKYLEILESECLRETNLINDLLDLQRLESSSTPIALESLDLLEWLPNIINPFYSRTQERQQVLTVSYYPHLQPIRTNANSLERILAELLNNACKYSPNGGEIFLGIHYRSLSNWLELISTPKTKRKGKKQENSLLSPSISDSLQIVIRNPAEIPAKELPRIFEKFYRVPNADPWKQGGTGLGLALVQKLVEQLGGTIQVESDPNLTTFTIEFPY
- a CDS encoding methyltransferase domain-containing protein; translated protein: MILSVNEPNFWEEHYQQGTPGWDLGEPAPPFVDFLQSSHTLPPGKTAVLGCGRGYEALLFASYGFDVVGIDFATSAIEEALNWQQKLIAQPSLLKGSGQDLPTSAIFLQRDIFELSEEFSGQFDYVVEHTCFCAISPEKRGNYVQLVESILKPKGQLLGLFFTHSRPGGPPFGITPGEIQAYFQDKFHILDLHPVTNSTSKRQGEEHWGQFRVKKK
- a CDS encoding LCP family protein is translated as MTSPFPYRQKPKILQLIFFSFIVLLLASISAILGAMTALLAPEKFDFNEPELNILDGLWRHRFKYNLSRSVNILVLGIDGNHNQDSASPDVFKGRSDTVLVVGFEPQDKSVSLLSIPRDTQVEIPGYGTGKINEANYWGGAQLAQQVIENTLNKIEVNRYVRVSSGAFRELVDFLGGVEVYIPQPMSYQDKTQQLKIDLAPGWQTINGEQADQFVRFRGDGYGDLGRVQRQQALMEAILVRLKDPTVLPRVPEIIRIMQKYIDTNLSFEEILTLVNFGLNLDPQNFKMVMLPGRSSFQEDSNSSYWFLDEQGRDRVMYQYFRLDSTGYTLKSSYEPSAYESLSKDLKIAIQNASGHPIGSEKMLNFLSNQGFNQVYLAPIESTPQLQTQIIVQGGDLGAAKLMQKALGLGEIKASATGELGSDLTIRVGEDWIKNK
- a CDS encoding 6-carboxytetrahydropterin synthase; this encodes MPKWKLTTEFTFDSAHYIKDYDGPCGRMHGHTYRVQVEATSDKLHPSERCPHPVMVADFKSLRWAKQDVTKGGLDHGVLNEIFPPEYETTAEMIAKYIYDFTKKRINEGIKLKVRVSETPNSWVEYEDDESEI
- a CDS encoding HEAT repeat domain-containing protein, whose amino-acid sequence is MSQPLNLENISNQLESANLRDRLLALVSLREIPPEDAVPLIKKVLNDPSLQVRSMAVFALGIKPTAECYPLLVNLLETDPDYGVRADAAGALGYLEDIRAFEPLVRAFYEDTDWLVRFSAAVSLGNLKDIRARDVLLAALNSNEVILHQAAIATIGEIKDVESVEHILRFAQAEDWLVRQRLAEALGHLMTPKSLSALNYLVKDSHPQVAEAAKISLERLQEAGLKS
- the egtD gene encoding L-histidine N(alpha)-methyltransferase translates to MPISNSSLVSSEEYIRVNPRLTIETFREKCPVTAGEDVIKGLTQTPKTLPPKYFYDDQGSLLFEKICELPEYYLTRTETKILQDYASEIAHLTGPCEVVELGSGSSTKTRILLDAYQELGHPLHYLPIDISGGILEQSAYSLLEDYPTLHIHGIVSTYETALKHLNSSPLPSRMIGFIGSTLGNLKPEECHVFFAHVVESLQPGDYFLLGVDLHKSKSILEPAYDDSQGVTAAFNLNMLRHLNRLFEGNFKIEQFEHLAFYNDTKHQIEMHLKSLRSQIVELKTLNLTIEFAEGETIHTEISRKFQFEQIQEELQTLGLVTLKHWTDENQYLGLILCQLQ
- the ftnA gene encoding non-heme ferritin, which codes for MLSQAMIDRLNEQINLEMFSSHLYLQMSSWCAYKALDGCATFLSQHADEEMLHQRRLISYLQETGALVILQGMEAPPTEYNSLKEMFEKIYSHEQFITGKINNLVHLANTEPDYSTLQFLQWYVAEQHEEEFLFKSILDKIKLIGVEGQGLFFIDREISTIAATRAAKNNTNATTFATV